The Athene noctua chromosome 15, bAthNoc1.hap1.1, whole genome shotgun sequence genome contains a region encoding:
- the PLK1 gene encoding serine/threonine-protein kinase PLK1 has protein sequence MSAAGGKAARPAAAPVPVEPARAGGAMAAGGKEVPKVLVDPRTRRSFVRGRFLGKGGFARCYELAEAGSREVFAGKVVPKSLLVKPHQKEKMSMEIAIHRSLAHRHVVGFQGFFEDADFVYVVLELCRRRSLLELHKRRKALSEPEVRYYLRQTILGCQYLHSHRVIHRDLKLGNLFLSDDMEVKIGDFGLATKVEYDGERKKTLCGTPNYIAPEVLGKKGHSFEVDIWSIGCIMYTLLVGKPPFETSCLKETYIRIKKNEYTIPKHINPVAANLIQKMLRSDPATRPTINELLNDEFFTSGYIPSRLPTSCLTIAPRFSIAPSGLELNGRKPLTALNKGPDSPALENLPEKEDVAGLRELGDAVASHLADMLEQLTAVNLAKPSERVAVRQEEAEDPACIPIFWVSKWVDYSDKYGLGYQLCDNSVGVLFNDSTRLIMYSDGDNLQYIEQNSTESFFTVRSYPSALNKKITLLKYFRNYMSEHLLKAGANITPREGDELARLPYLCTWFRTRSAIVLHLSNGTVQINFFQDHTKVILCPLMAAVTYIDEKRDFRTYKLSLIEEHGCCKELASRLRYARTMVEKLLGSKSGSARMKPSA, from the exons ATGAGCGCGGCGGGCGGGaaggcggcgcggccggcggcggccccggtcCCGGTGGAgccggcccgggcgggcggcgcgatGGCGGCGGGCGGGAAGGAGGTACCGAAAGTGCTGGTGGACCCGCGGACCCGGCGCAGTTTCGTGCGCGGGCGGTTCCTGGGTAAAGGCGGCTTCGCGCGGTGCTACGAGCTGGCGGAGGCCGGGAGCCGCGAGGTGTTCGCGGGCAAAGTGGTGCCCAAGTCGCTGCTGGTGAAGCCGCACCAGAAGGAGAAGATGTCCATGGAGATCGCCATCCACCGCAGCCTGGCCCACCGCCACGTCGTCGGCTTCCAGGGCTTCTTCGAGGACGCCGACTTCGTCTACGTCGTGCTGGAGCTCTGCCGCCGCAGG TCGCTGCTGGAGCTGCACAAGCGGCGGAAGGCGCTGAGCGAGCCCGAGGTGCGGTACTACCTGCGCCAGACCATCCTGGGCTGCCAGTACCTGCACAGCCACCGCGTCATCCACCGGGACCTCAAGCTGGGCAACCTCTTCCTCAGCGACGACATGGAGGTCAAGATCG GTGACTTTGGCCTGGCCACCAAAGTGGAGTACGATGGCGAGCGCAAGAAAACCCTGTGTGGGACCCCCAATTACATTGCCCCGGAGGTGCTGGGCAAGAAGGGACACAGCTTCGAGGTGGACATCTGGTCCATCGGCTGCATCAT GTACACTCTGCTGGTTGGGAAGCCGCCTTTTGAAACTTCTTGCCTCAAAGAAACATACATCCGAATCAAGAAGAACGAGTACACTATTCCCAAG CACATCAACCCCGTCGCTGCTAACCTCATCCAGAAGATGCTGAGGTCTGACCCTGCCACGCGCCCGACGATCAACGAGTTGCTGAATGACGAGTTCTTCACGTCGGGGTACATCCCCAGCCGCCTGCCCACCAGCTGCCTCACCATTGCGCCCAGGTTTTCCATCGCTCCCAGCGGGCTGGAGCTGAACGGGCGGAAGCCGCTGACTGCGCTCAACAAAG GACCGGACAGCCCTGCACTAGAGAACTTGCCCGAAAAGGAGGACGTGGCGGGGCTGCGGGAGCTGGGGGATGCTGTTGCCAGTCACTTGGCCGACATGTTGGAGCAGCTGACTGCAGTCAACTTGGCCAAGCCCTCTGAGAGGGTGGCAGTGAGACAAG AAGAAGCTGAAGACCCGGCCTGCATTCCCATCTTCTGGGTTAGCAAATGGGTGGACTACTCAGATAAATATGGCCTAG GTTACCAGCTGTGTGACAACAGCGTCGGAGTTCTCTTCAACGACTCCACTCGTCTGATCATGTACAGCGACGGGGACAACTTGCAGTACATCGAGCAGAACAGCACCGAGTCCTTCTTCACTGTGAGGTCCTACCCCTCTGCCTTGAACAAGAAG ATAACACTATTGAAATATTTCCGCAACTATATGAGCGAGCACTTGCTGAAGGCGGGGGCGAACATCACCCCGCGGGAAGGAGACGAGCTGGCCCGCTTGCCCTACCTCTGCACGTGGTTCCGCACCCGCAGCGCCATCGTCCTGCACCTCAGCAACGGCACCGTCCAGATCAACTTCTTCCAG GACCACACCAAAGTCATCCTGTGCCCTCTCATGGCCGCCGTCACGTACATAGACGAGAAGCGGGACTTCCGCACGTACAAGCTGAGCCTCATCGAGGAGCACGGCTGCTGCAAGGAGCTGGCCAGCCGCCTGCGCTACGCCCGCACCATGGTGGAGAAGCTCCTCGGTTCGAAGTCTGGCTCGGCCCGTATGAAACCCTCTGCTTAG